One genomic window of Paenibacillus xylanilyticus includes the following:
- the ftsY gene encoding signal recognition particle-docking protein FtsY, which produces MSFFKKLRDSIASKTESVTKQFKDGLEKTRKGLVEKVSDLVIRRKKIDEEFYEELEEILIGADVGVNTVMNLIEDLRVEVKKRKIEDAAELQPVLSEKLTDLLRGEQNNELKMNPDGITVILFVGVNGVGKTTTIGKLAHRFKQEGKKVIMAAGDTFRAGAIEQLEVWGQRAGVEVIKQQAGSDPAAVMYDAVQAAKQRGADVLLCDTAGRLQNKSNLMEELNKIYRVIQREIPEAPHEVLMVLDATTGQNALNQAKLFGEKSGVTGLVLTKLDGTAKGGIVVAIRQELDLPVKMVGLGEKIDDLQPFDSEQFVHALFAGLIQEQPAQGTEEEEANT; this is translated from the coding sequence ATGAGTTTCTTTAAGAAGCTGAGAGACAGCATTGCAAGCAAAACGGAGTCGGTAACAAAACAGTTTAAGGATGGACTGGAGAAGACTCGTAAAGGGCTTGTGGAGAAAGTATCCGATCTCGTTATTCGCCGCAAAAAGATCGATGAGGAATTCTATGAGGAACTAGAAGAAATCCTGATTGGAGCGGATGTTGGGGTCAATACCGTCATGAACCTGATTGAAGACCTGCGTGTTGAGGTCAAAAAACGCAAAATTGAAGACGCGGCTGAACTGCAGCCTGTATTGTCCGAGAAATTGACAGACCTCCTGCGCGGTGAACAAAATAACGAACTGAAGATGAATCCAGATGGCATTACCGTCATTCTGTTTGTCGGTGTCAACGGCGTAGGTAAAACAACAACGATCGGTAAGCTGGCACATCGTTTCAAACAGGAGGGCAAAAAAGTCATTATGGCTGCTGGTGATACCTTCCGTGCCGGTGCAATTGAGCAGCTAGAGGTATGGGGACAGCGTGCCGGCGTTGAAGTCATCAAGCAGCAGGCGGGATCTGATCCGGCTGCGGTTATGTATGATGCTGTGCAAGCAGCGAAACAGCGTGGAGCAGATGTTTTGCTTTGCGATACGGCAGGCCGTCTGCAGAACAAATCCAATCTCATGGAGGAGCTTAACAAGATCTATCGTGTTATTCAGCGTGAAATCCCGGAAGCTCCACACGAAGTATTGATGGTTCTCGACGCAACAACTGGACAGAATGCATTGAACCAGGCCAAACTGTTTGGGGAGAAAAGCGGCGTGACTGGACTCGTGCTGACGAAGCTGGATGGTACGGCGAAAGGTGGTATTGTCGTTGCCATTCGTCAGGAACTGGATCTGCCAGTGAAGATGGTAGGTCTTGGTGAGAAAATTGACGACCTGCAGCCATTCGATTCCGAGCAATTTGTACATGCCTTGTTTGCCGGATTGATTCAGGAGCAGCCAGCTCAAGGCACAGAGGAAGAAGAAGCGAATACCTAA
- the smc gene encoding chromosome segregation protein SMC, protein MFLKRIELGGFKSFADKTEMEFVRGITAVVGPNGSGKSNISDGIRWVLGEQSAKSLRGGKMEDIIFAGSDARKAVNYGEVSLTLDNEDHALALDFGEVTVTRRVHRSGDSEYFINKQSCRLKDITELFMDTGIGKEAYSIIGQGRIEEILSTRSEDRRGIFEEASGIVKYKSRKRDATRKLDETEQNLLRIHDLVTELEDQIGPLREQSEKAIHYKELRGQLKSKEISMYVYQIEQIHASWSKANERLQSLKEEEVGLAAIVSTHDAKLESDRNALRILESETEELQSALLQFSEATEKSEGLGELLKERSRHLQTNHEQLTVTLAASEERHREREAELLALREKFGKLEQELGDVRNRLSEEEAKLIGVTGGISQQQEESLKGNLLELMNQMAQTRNEIRYADQQKESLERRMNRASEESGKWEEQKQTLEARKAEIEKKVVRLGKEISDLRGGYITESERLQSLQKLLEESRSTVRKWEQKREAQVSRRDTMKEMQDDFDGFMLGVKEVLKASRKGTLSGVHGAVAELVKVPEKIELAVETAMGAALQHVVMENESVSRQAIAFLKQRQLGRATFLPLDVIRPRTVGSSERSMIEGMDGFVGIGADLVHFDSRYANIIGSLLGNVIIAETLEYANKIAARCQYRFRVVTLEGDVVNAGGSMTGGSQHKKNVSLLSRKRQLDQLDQDILDTENQIVKLHRSVDDVKTQLEQCQDKLDELRQSGDDTRNAEQQASMEMKQVEHELRHVLEQVAVAGQEKSGFTEEIKEMDTAREAAVQKLEQLEEEEKATHRAIHAAEFARKANESAKEELQSQLTELKVREGKLDQERFSNEEQLRRLEREVESLVKDLRQNRTLLASMEADLKKTQVESVKQIEDLNQFKLKKTEASEQLDFKRAARSELSKKLELAESETKEQRTQLKAVEEQMRQTEISVNRLDVELENILRKLMDDYELGYELAKERYPVPEDVESTQAEVQKLKRSISALGEVNLGAIEEFQRVNERYEFLNEQKNDLVEAKTTLYQVIREMEDEMAKRFKTTFDAIRREFGTVFTKLFGGGRADLVLMDPERLLETGIDIVAQPPGKKLQNLQLLSGGERALTAMALLFAILHVKPVPFCVLDEVEAALDEANVVRFAQYLREFSEQTQFIVVTHRKGTMEEADVLYGVTMEEGGVSKLVSVRLEDEEAEIASA, encoded by the coding sequence ATGTTTCTGAAACGAATTGAACTGGGTGGATTCAAGTCATTCGCCGACAAAACAGAGATGGAATTCGTTCGCGGCATTACGGCTGTAGTGGGTCCGAACGGAAGTGGCAAGAGTAATATTTCAGACGGAATTCGCTGGGTGCTTGGGGAACAAAGTGCCAAATCACTACGGGGCGGCAAGATGGAAGACATCATCTTTGCTGGCAGTGATGCAAGAAAAGCCGTCAATTACGGTGAAGTGTCGTTAACGCTGGATAATGAAGACCACGCGCTTGCCCTTGATTTTGGTGAAGTGACAGTGACACGTCGTGTACATCGCAGCGGGGACAGTGAATATTTTATTAACAAACAGTCCTGTCGGCTGAAAGATATAACGGAATTGTTTATGGATACCGGGATCGGTAAGGAAGCTTACTCCATTATTGGACAGGGTCGTATCGAGGAAATTTTGAGTACTCGTTCTGAAGATCGCAGGGGTATCTTTGAAGAGGCATCCGGTATTGTGAAGTACAAATCCCGTAAGCGGGATGCCACACGCAAGCTGGACGAGACGGAGCAGAACTTGCTGCGGATTCACGATTTGGTTACAGAGCTGGAGGACCAGATTGGCCCGCTGAGAGAGCAGTCGGAAAAAGCGATTCACTACAAGGAATTGCGTGGACAGCTCAAGTCGAAGGAAATCTCCATGTATGTCTACCAGATCGAACAGATTCATGCGTCCTGGAGCAAGGCGAATGAACGGTTACAGTCGCTAAAAGAAGAGGAAGTTGGTCTTGCCGCCATTGTTTCCACACATGATGCCAAGCTGGAAAGCGACCGGAATGCACTGCGAATTCTGGAATCGGAGACAGAAGAGCTGCAATCTGCCTTGCTGCAGTTCAGTGAAGCCACGGAGAAAAGTGAAGGTCTGGGCGAATTGCTCAAAGAACGTTCTCGTCATCTGCAAACCAATCATGAGCAGCTCACGGTTACACTTGCTGCGAGTGAAGAACGACATCGGGAACGTGAGGCTGAGCTGCTTGCATTACGCGAGAAGTTTGGCAAGCTGGAGCAGGAACTGGGTGACGTGCGAAACCGTCTGTCTGAAGAAGAGGCGAAGCTTATTGGCGTTACGGGCGGTATCAGTCAGCAGCAGGAAGAGAGCCTTAAGGGTAATTTGCTGGAATTGATGAACCAGATGGCTCAGACGCGCAACGAGATCCGGTACGCCGATCAGCAGAAAGAGTCGCTTGAACGTCGCATGAACCGTGCATCCGAGGAATCCGGCAAGTGGGAAGAGCAGAAGCAAACGCTCGAAGCTCGAAAAGCCGAGATTGAGAAAAAAGTAGTCCGCTTGGGTAAAGAAATCAGTGACTTGCGCGGCGGATATATAACTGAAAGTGAACGACTGCAATCTTTGCAAAAGCTGCTGGAAGAGAGTCGCAGTACGGTTCGGAAATGGGAACAGAAGCGCGAAGCTCAGGTCTCCCGCCGGGATACGATGAAAGAGATGCAGGATGATTTTGACGGATTTATGCTTGGGGTCAAAGAAGTCCTCAAAGCTTCTCGCAAGGGCACTCTTAGCGGTGTACATGGAGCCGTGGCGGAACTGGTTAAAGTTCCTGAAAAAATCGAATTGGCTGTGGAAACGGCAATGGGTGCTGCACTTCAGCATGTCGTTATGGAAAACGAGTCGGTCTCCAGACAGGCCATTGCATTCCTGAAGCAGCGTCAGCTCGGTAGGGCCACATTCCTGCCGCTTGATGTCATTCGTCCACGTACCGTTGGTTCCAGTGAGCGTTCCATGATTGAAGGCATGGATGGTTTCGTGGGAATTGGTGCGGATCTTGTACACTTTGATTCCCGTTATGCGAATATCATTGGAAGCCTGCTCGGGAATGTCATCATTGCCGAAACGCTGGAATACGCCAATAAAATCGCGGCACGCTGTCAGTACCGTTTTCGCGTTGTGACCCTTGAAGGGGATGTAGTCAATGCGGGCGGTTCCATGACAGGGGGAAGCCAGCACAAAAAAAATGTAAGTCTGCTCAGCCGGAAACGGCAGCTGGACCAACTGGACCAGGATATTTTGGATACCGAAAACCAGATTGTGAAGCTGCACCGCAGTGTTGACGATGTGAAAACCCAGTTGGAACAATGCCAGGACAAGCTGGATGAGCTGCGTCAATCGGGTGATGATACACGAAATGCCGAACAGCAGGCATCGATGGAAATGAAACAGGTTGAGCACGAGCTGCGCCACGTGTTGGAACAGGTTGCGGTAGCCGGCCAGGAGAAAAGCGGATTCACCGAAGAAATCAAAGAGATGGATACGGCACGCGAAGCAGCTGTGCAGAAGCTGGAGCAGCTGGAAGAGGAAGAGAAGGCAACTCACCGTGCCATTCATGCTGCAGAGTTTGCCCGCAAAGCGAATGAGTCTGCGAAGGAAGAGCTGCAGAGCCAGTTGACCGAATTGAAAGTCAGAGAGGGTAAGCTGGATCAGGAACGGTTCTCGAATGAGGAGCAGCTGCGCCGATTGGAGCGGGAAGTGGAGTCTTTGGTCAAAGATTTACGTCAAAACCGGACATTGCTGGCTTCCATGGAAGCAGACCTGAAGAAAACGCAGGTGGAGAGCGTCAAACAGATTGAAGATCTGAACCAGTTCAAGCTGAAGAAAACGGAAGCTTCCGAGCAGCTGGATTTCAAGCGTGCTGCACGAAGTGAGCTGTCGAAGAAGCTTGAACTTGCGGAGAGTGAAACGAAGGAACAGCGTACACAGTTAAAAGCGGTAGAGGAACAGATGCGTCAGACGGAGATTTCCGTAAACAGGCTTGATGTTGAACTTGAAAACATACTGCGTAAACTGATGGACGACTATGAACTTGGTTATGAGCTGGCGAAAGAGCGATACCCCGTACCTGAAGATGTAGAGAGCACTCAGGCAGAGGTACAGAAGCTTAAGCGCAGCATCTCTGCTCTGGGAGAAGTCAATCTTGGGGCAATTGAGGAATTCCAGCGGGTTAACGAACGTTACGAGTTCCTGAATGAGCAGAAAAATGATCTGGTGGAAGCTAAAACGACGTTGTATCAAGTCATCCGTGAGATGGAAGATGAGATGGCTAAACGTTTCAAGACAACGTTTGATGCAATCCGCCGTGAGTTCGGTACGGTATTTACAAAGCTATTTGGCGGTGGGCGTGCGGATCTGGTTCTGATGGACCCGGAACGGCTTCTGGAAACCGGAATTGATATCGTTGCCCAGCCACCAGGCAAGAAACTGCAAAACCTGCAGCTCTTATCTGGCGGAGAACGCGCATTAACGGCCATGGCGCTGCTATTTGCCATCCTGCACGTGAAGCCAGTACCGTTCTGTGTGCTGGATGAAGTCGAAGCAGCGCTGGATGAGGCCAATGTGGTACGTTTCGCTCAGTATTTGCGGGAATTCTCCGAACAGACACAGTTTATCGTTGTCACTCACCGGAAGGGCACAATGGAAGAAGCAGATGTACTATATGGTGTCACCATGGAAGAGGGCGGAGTATCGAAGCTCGTTTCGGTTAGACTGGAAGATGAGGAAGCCGAAATAGCCAGTGCTTAA
- the ffh gene encoding signal recognition particle protein, with translation MAFEGLTTRLQNVFSKLRGKGKVSDEDVAEAMREVRLALLEADVNFKVVKEFIAKVKEKAVGKEVMESFTPGMVIIDIVNKELTDLMGGSQSKLAKANKPPTVLMMVGLQGAGKTTTSGKLAKMLQKQNSRPLLVAGDIYRPAAIKQLQVLGEQIKAPVFTLGDQTSPVEIARQGLQHAKDNGNDYVIIDTAGRLHVDEELMEELRQIHSVVNPDEVLLVVDSMTGQDAVNVAEHFNQQLDLTGVVLTKLDGDTRGGAALSVKAVTGCPIKFASLGEKLDALEPFHPERMASRILGMGDMLSLIEKAQSNIDTEKAKEMERKMRNAEFTFEDFLEQMDQVKKLGPIDQIMDMIPGMGKMKQAKDLKVDDKQMGRIEAIVYSMTTEEKRNPDMINHSRRKRIATGSGTSLAEVNRLIKQFDEMRRMMKQFSDMMGPKGGKNKAMKQLKGLGKGMKFPFR, from the coding sequence ATGGCATTTGAAGGATTAACGACCCGATTGCAGAATGTGTTCAGCAAGCTGCGCGGCAAGGGCAAGGTGTCGGATGAAGATGTTGCCGAAGCTATGCGTGAGGTACGTCTGGCATTGCTCGAAGCGGATGTAAACTTCAAAGTGGTCAAGGAATTCATCGCCAAGGTGAAAGAGAAAGCTGTCGGCAAGGAAGTTATGGAAAGCTTCACGCCAGGCATGGTCATCATCGACATCGTAAACAAGGAACTGACGGACTTGATGGGTGGAAGCCAGTCGAAACTGGCTAAAGCGAACAAGCCGCCTACGGTGCTGATGATGGTCGGTTTGCAGGGTGCTGGTAAAACCACGACATCCGGTAAGCTCGCTAAAATGCTGCAGAAGCAGAACAGCCGACCATTGCTGGTCGCGGGGGATATCTATCGTCCGGCAGCGATCAAGCAATTGCAAGTACTGGGTGAGCAGATCAAGGCTCCGGTGTTTACATTGGGAGATCAGACAAGCCCGGTAGAGATCGCACGTCAGGGTCTGCAGCATGCCAAGGATAACGGCAATGACTATGTCATCATCGATACCGCGGGACGTTTGCATGTAGATGAGGAACTGATGGAAGAGCTGCGCCAGATTCACAGCGTAGTGAATCCGGACGAAGTCCTGCTTGTGGTCGATAGTATGACAGGTCAGGATGCTGTTAATGTGGCGGAACACTTTAACCAGCAGCTTGACTTGACCGGAGTCGTTTTGACCAAACTGGATGGCGATACGCGCGGTGGTGCTGCCCTTTCGGTAAAAGCAGTCACTGGCTGCCCGATCAAGTTTGCGTCACTCGGCGAGAAGCTCGATGCTCTTGAACCTTTCCATCCGGAACGGATGGCTTCACGGATCCTCGGCATGGGGGATATGCTTTCCCTGATTGAGAAAGCACAATCCAACATTGACACCGAAAAAGCCAAGGAAATGGAACGCAAAATGCGTAATGCAGAATTTACGTTCGAGGATTTCCTGGAGCAAATGGATCAGGTGAAGAAGCTGGGACCTATCGATCAGATCATGGATATGATTCCCGGCATGGGCAAGATGAAGCAAGCCAAGGACTTGAAAGTGGACGACAAGCAAATGGGCCGGATTGAAGCGATTGTGTACTCCATGACTACCGAGGAGAAGCGCAACCCCGACATGATCAATCATAGTCGCCGGAAACGTATTGCTACAGGTAGTGGTACATCTCTGGCTGAGGTTAATCGTCTAATCAAGCAGTTTGATGAAATGCGCCGCATGATGAAACAGTTCTCGGATATGATGGGACCTAAAGGCGGCAAGAACAAGGCAATGAAGCAGCTGAAGGGTCTTGGTAAAGGAATGAAGTTTCCTTTCCGTTGA
- the trhA gene encoding PAQR family membrane homeostasis protein TrhA → MANTYTYSRREEVANAVTHGIGAALSVAALVLLIVFSSMKGTVWHVVSFTIYGITMLLLYTNSTMVHALKEGKAKDLFEFFDHSSIYLFIAGTYTPFLFVAVRGTLGWSLFGVIWGIAIAGVIFKAFFTKKFLFMSTIFYIAMGWLIVIAWQPLVAAIPSGGIVLLVAGGLMYTLGTLFYVWRGFPYHHAIWHVFVLAGSILHFFAVLLYLTPLR, encoded by the coding sequence ATGGCCAATACCTACACCTATTCCCGCCGTGAAGAAGTCGCTAATGCAGTGACTCATGGAATCGGCGCTGCGCTCAGCGTTGCAGCACTGGTGCTGTTGATTGTTTTTTCGAGTATGAAAGGTACAGTCTGGCATGTCGTCAGTTTCACGATCTACGGGATCACGATGCTGCTTCTTTATACGAATTCGACAATGGTTCATGCATTGAAAGAAGGCAAGGCCAAGGATCTGTTCGAGTTTTTTGACCATTCCTCGATCTATTTGTTTATTGCAGGTACGTACACGCCATTCTTGTTTGTAGCTGTTCGCGGCACGCTCGGATGGAGTCTGTTCGGAGTCATCTGGGGCATTGCAATCGCAGGAGTGATTTTCAAAGCCTTCTTTACGAAAAAATTCCTGTTTATGTCCACGATCTTCTACATTGCCATGGGCTGGCTTATCGTCATTGCCTGGCAACCGCTCGTTGCGGCGATCCCTTCTGGAGGAATAGTCCTCTTGGTTGCAGGTGGTCTGATGTATACACTTGGGACACTATTTTATGTATGGCGCGGCTTTCCATACCATCATGCGATCTGGCATGTATTTGTGCTCGCTGGCAGTATTCTTCATTTCTTTGCCGTTCTGTTGTACCTTACGCCGCTCAGATAG
- the rnc gene encoding ribonuclease III → MSEDLKQLQHKLQIKFDNRQLLKQAFTHASYVNEHRFSQHQDNERLEFLGDAVLELTVSEYLYHLYPNRPEGELTKLRASIVCEPSLVKFAEALGFGQYVLLGKGEELTGGRTRPALLADVFESFIGALYLDQGLEPVRTFLDQHVFPLIVLGGKLQMSDYKTELQELTQHHNMGALEYRIVEERGPAHEREFVSEVHMGQERLGRGTGRSKKEAEQQAASAALDRLKLPEA, encoded by the coding sequence TTGAGTGAAGATCTGAAGCAGTTACAACACAAACTTCAAATCAAATTTGACAACAGGCAGCTTCTAAAACAAGCGTTTACCCATGCTTCCTATGTAAACGAACACCGATTCAGTCAGCACCAGGATAACGAACGTCTGGAGTTCTTGGGCGATGCGGTGCTTGAGTTGACTGTATCGGAATACTTGTATCATTTGTATCCTAACCGTCCGGAAGGTGAATTAACGAAGCTGCGGGCATCAATTGTCTGCGAGCCTTCCCTCGTCAAATTTGCAGAAGCACTTGGTTTTGGTCAGTATGTACTTCTTGGTAAAGGTGAGGAACTGACGGGAGGACGAACACGGCCGGCTTTGCTGGCTGATGTGTTTGAATCTTTCATCGGTGCATTGTATCTGGATCAGGGACTGGAGCCAGTCAGAACGTTTCTGGACCAGCATGTTTTTCCGTTGATCGTACTGGGCGGCAAGCTTCAGATGAGCGATTACAAGACGGAACTACAGGAACTCACTCAGCATCACAATATGGGAGCTCTTGAGTATCGGATCGTCGAAGAACGGGGCCCTGCCCATGAACGTGAGTTTGTCTCGGAGGTCCATATGGGTCAAGAACGGCTTGGCAGAGGTACAGGACGTTCCAAAAAGGAAGCCGAGCAGCAGGCTGCATCCGCAGCGCTTGATCGATTGAAGCTTCCGGAAGCCTGA
- the fabF gene encoding beta-ketoacyl-ACP synthase II: MKQRVVITGMGVMTSLGKDLETFWGSLMAGKSGISQIEAFDVSEYTTQIAAEIKDFNPDEYMDRKDARKMDRFVQFAVAAGFKAVEDSGLKINENIEAERFGVSIGSGIGGLGTWEDQHNALLQKGPKRVSPFFIPMMISNMASGQMSISLGAKGPNTNVVTACATGTHSIGDSFKMIANGDADAMICGGAEATIRPTGLAGFCAMRAMSTRNDEPAKASRPFDTGRDGFVMGEGAGILILESLEHAQKRGARIYGEVIGYGLTGDAHHMTEPDPDGAARCMKMALRNAGIEPEEVDYINAHGTSTPVGDRSETLAIKKAFGDHAYKLAVSSTKSMTGHMLGAAGGVEAVICGLSLTHQTLAPTINLENQDPECDLDYVPNVPRETNVNVVMSNSFGFGGHNATIILKKFEA, encoded by the coding sequence TTGAAACAAAGAGTAGTAATTACCGGAATGGGCGTAATGACATCGCTTGGAAAAGATTTGGAAACGTTCTGGGGAAGTTTAATGGCAGGCAAGTCCGGAATCTCTCAGATTGAGGCCTTTGATGTGAGTGAATACACGACACAAATTGCTGCCGAAATTAAGGATTTCAACCCGGATGAATATATGGATCGCAAGGATGCTCGCAAAATGGACCGTTTTGTTCAATTTGCTGTAGCAGCTGGTTTCAAAGCTGTTGAAGACAGTGGCTTGAAAATTAATGAGAACATCGAAGCCGAGCGCTTTGGCGTATCTATCGGTTCAGGTATTGGCGGATTGGGAACTTGGGAGGACCAGCACAATGCATTGCTGCAAAAAGGTCCAAAACGGGTTAGCCCATTCTTCATCCCTATGATGATCTCTAATATGGCTTCTGGCCAAATGTCGATTTCTCTCGGAGCTAAAGGTCCGAACACCAACGTAGTAACAGCCTGTGCTACAGGAACGCATTCCATTGGGGACTCTTTCAAGATGATTGCAAATGGTGATGCAGACGCGATGATCTGCGGTGGTGCGGAAGCGACAATCAGACCAACGGGTCTGGCTGGTTTCTGTGCAATGCGCGCGATGTCTACACGCAATGACGAGCCGGCTAAGGCAAGTCGTCCTTTCGATACAGGACGTGACGGATTCGTTATGGGTGAAGGAGCAGGTATTCTGATTCTGGAATCCTTGGAACATGCTCAAAAACGTGGTGCACGTATCTATGGTGAAGTGATCGGTTACGGTCTGACTGGCGATGCGCATCATATGACTGAGCCGGATCCGGATGGAGCAGCACGCTGCATGAAGATGGCCCTTCGCAATGCCGGAATTGAACCGGAAGAAGTGGACTACATCAACGCACACGGTACATCAACTCCTGTGGGTGACCGATCCGAAACGCTGGCAATCAAAAAGGCATTTGGTGATCACGCGTACAAGCTTGCAGTAAGTTCCACTAAATCTATGACAGGTCACATGCTGGGTGCAGCTGGTGGCGTGGAAGCCGTAATCTGCGGATTGTCTCTGACTCATCAGACACTCGCACCTACGATCAATTTGGAAAATCAGGATCCGGAATGTGATCTGGATTATGTTCCGAATGTTCCGCGTGAAACCAACGTGAACGTAGTCATGTCCAACTCGTTTGGATTCGGCGGTCACAATGCTACCATTATCCTCAAAAAATTTGAAGCATAA
- the rimM gene encoding ribosome maturation factor RimM (Essential for efficient processing of 16S rRNA) — protein sequence MAEFMNVGKIVNTHGIRGELKIMPLTDFPEVRFAKNAELYLFTPDNHPVLVHVESARLHKNMYIVRLKEYGNINEVEKFKGGIAKVSKENLAELEENEYYFHQIVGCTVVTEEGENLGTISEILTPGANDVWVVKTAAGKEILLPVIDDVVLDVDVNEKLVKVHLMEGLL from the coding sequence ATGGCAGAGTTTATGAATGTAGGTAAAATCGTCAATACACACGGAATTCGTGGTGAGTTGAAAATCATGCCTTTAACCGATTTCCCGGAAGTACGTTTTGCAAAAAATGCGGAGCTGTATTTGTTTACACCCGACAACCACCCTGTGCTGGTTCATGTGGAATCCGCGCGCTTGCATAAAAATATGTATATCGTCCGATTGAAGGAATACGGAAACATTAATGAAGTGGAAAAGTTCAAAGGCGGTATAGCCAAAGTTTCCAAAGAGAACTTGGCTGAGCTGGAGGAGAATGAGTATTACTTCCACCAAATCGTGGGATGTACTGTTGTGACTGAAGAAGGTGAGAACCTGGGAACCATCTCCGAGATTCTTACACCTGGAGCCAACGACGTATGGGTTGTTAAAACGGCGGCAGGCAAGGAAATTCTGTTACCCGTTATTGACGATGTAGTGCTTGATGTCGATGTGAATGAGAAACTGGTAAAGGTTCATCTGATGGAAGGATTGCTGTAA
- a CDS encoding KH domain-containing protein, which yields MEELVSIIAKALVDHPEDVAVRTVEKDRLVVYELTVHPDDVGKVIGKQGRIAKSLRTVVTSAAVKMDKRVTVDIIS from the coding sequence ATGGAAGAATTAGTAAGCATAATTGCTAAGGCTTTGGTCGATCATCCGGAAGATGTGGCGGTTCGGACGGTTGAGAAAGACCGGCTTGTCGTTTACGAGTTAACTGTTCATCCTGACGATGTCGGGAAGGTTATTGGTAAACAAGGGCGAATCGCAAAATCTCTTCGTACGGTCGTCACATCAGCAGCAGTTAAGATGGATAAACGGGTTACCGTCGATATCATATCTTAA
- the rpsP gene encoding 30S ribosomal protein S16, giving the protein MAVRIRLKRMGAHKAPFYRVVVSDSRSPRDGRFIEEIGYYNPVEQPAVVKIDEDKALQWLQNGAQASDTVRNLLSKAGVMKKFHESKLTK; this is encoded by the coding sequence ATGGCAGTTCGTATTCGTCTGAAACGTATGGGTGCTCACAAAGCTCCTTTCTACCGCGTAGTGGTATCGGATTCCCGTTCCCCACGTGACGGTCGTTTTATCGAGGAGATCGGTTACTACAACCCGGTTGAACAACCGGCTGTTGTTAAGATCGATGAAGATAAAGCATTGCAATGGCTTCAAAACGGTGCGCAAGCATCCGACACTGTCCGCAACTTGCTGAGCAAAGCGGGCGTGATGAAGAAGTTCCACGAGTCTAAATTGACTAAATAA
- a CDS encoding putative DNA-binding protein — translation MSQENRLEKTNRINLLFAFYERLLTEKQQTFLKYYFHDDFSLGEIAAEFEISRQAVYEHIKRAEQVLENYESKLGLLEKHERRSRNLEELQNALERAGVSIDNNKQINDIVHQLRE, via the coding sequence ATGAGTCAAGAAAACCGGCTTGAGAAGACAAACCGGATTAACTTGCTGTTTGCTTTCTATGAACGTTTGCTTACTGAGAAACAGCAAACATTTCTGAAATATTACTTTCATGATGATTTCTCGCTTGGTGAAATTGCAGCCGAGTTTGAGATCAGCCGCCAGGCGGTATATGAGCATATCAAGCGTGCTGAGCAGGTGCTGGAAAATTACGAAAGCAAGCTGGGCTTGCTGGAGAAGCACGAGCGACGCAGCCGCAATCTTGAAGAATTGCAAAATGCACTGGAACGCGCAGGCGTCTCCATTGATAACAACAAACAAATAAACGATATTGTTCACCAGCTCCGGGAATGA